CCACGGGCCGCGCCGGTGACGACGATCACCTTGCCGAGCAGTCTCATCGAGGTCTGGTCGGTCACGGACGCTCCCGGTTGCGGCGTCGGCCGGCGGGCAGGGGGAGGGGCTCGACACCGGGGACCACGGTGTTGGTGAGCGTGCCGATGCCCTCGACGGTCAGGCTCACGGTGTCACCGGGCCGCAACGGGGGCGGGGTCTGCTTGCCGCTCAGGCCCCAGAGTTCGGCGAGGCAGCCGCCGTTGCCGCAGGTGCCCGAGCCGAGGACGTCGCCCGGTACGACGCGGGTGCCGCGTGAGGCGTAGGCGGTCATCTCCTCGAAGGTCCAGCTCATGTTGGAGAGCAGGTCCTCGCCGACGGTCTCCCCGTTGACCGTGGCGGTGAGGGCCAGCCGCAGGAAGCCTTCGGCGTCGCGGTGGGGCTCCAGTTCGTCGGCGGTCACGAGGTAGGGGCCGAGGGTGGTGGCGGTGTCCTTGCCCTTGCACGGGCCGAGGCCGACTTTCATTTCGGCGGACTGCAGGTCGCGTGCGGACCAGTCGTTGAAGACGGTGTAGCCCACGATGTGGTCGCGGGCCCGTTCCGGTGTGAGGTCGCGGCCTTCGCGGCCGATGACGGCTCCCACTTCGAGTTCGAAGTCGAGAACTACGGAACCGGGCGGCACCGGGATCCCGTCCCGGGGCCCGTAGATCGCGTGCGGATTGGTGAAGTAGAAGGTCGGTGCCGCATACCACTCGTCGGGCACCCCGGCGACGCCGTCGATCGATCGGCGTACGCCTTCGACGTGCTCCTCGAAGGTGACGAAGTCGCGTACCGAGGCAGGCCGGAGCGGGGGGAGCAGCCGCACCTGGGACACATGGGGCCCGGCCGGCACATCGAGTGCCGCCGCGCCCGCGGCGAGCAGGCCGGGCAGCCCGTCGGTCTCCGTGAGCAGCGTGGTCAGAGACGTGACGCCGGGCAGGGGGAAGAGTGTGCCGTCCTCCTCCACGACGGCGACCCGGTGGCCGTGCTGATGTTGGTAAGCGGCGAAACGCATGGTGCGGCTCCAGCGGAGTGTGGGTCAGGTGAGCAGGATGCGCATCGGGTCAGGTCGTGGCCCTGCCCCGATAGCTGGCCGCCCGCGCGGAGGTGCTGGCTGCGGTGGTCCGCTGCCGTCCGACAGCTGAGCGAGCGACGGTTCGGGGTGACCGGGTGCGCCGGCTTCCTGGGGCGCGGCGGGGCGCGTCGGACAGGGGCTGTGCCGCCGCGCCCCAGGTTCGCCCGATCAGACGGGCGGGGCGACGAATACGCCGCGGTCGGGGTCGTTGAACGACTCCTTGGCGACGAGTTCGTTCATGGCGTTGGCGGTGCCCCACTGGTCGGTGACTTCGGGCTGGGAGAAGTCGTAGACGTGCGGGTGCCAGGTGTCCTCGTCGAGGTTCTCCAGCTCGGTGGTGTATTCGACGGTGTTGCCGTGCGGGTCGAGGAAGTACGTGAAGGTGTTGTCGCCCGCCATGTGGCGGCCGGGGCCCCAGATCTTCTTGAAGCCGGCGCGCATGACCCGGCCGGAGCCGCGCATGTACTCGTCGATGCCGCGCATCTCGAACGAGACGTGGTGCAGGGCGGTGTGGGGTCCCTGGGCGATGGCCATGGAGTGGTGCTGGTTGCTGATCCGCATGAAGTGCATGACCTCGCCCATGTGCGGTGAGCTGAGGGTGTCGGAGAGGGCGAAGCCGAGGTGGCGCTCGTACCAGGCCCGAGTGCGGTTCAGGTCGGGGGAGTTGAGGACGACGTGGGACAGCTTGACGGGGATGGCCTCCTTCTCCTCGATCTTCCGGTGCTGCCGGACGTCGACGTCGGCGGAGACCTCGATGGTGCGGCCGTCGACGTCGAAGAAGCGGAAGCCGTATCCGCCGCCGGGGGTGTCCACCTTTCCGGGCCGGCTGATCAGCTCCACGCCGCCGGCCAGCAGCCGCTCGGCGAGGGTGTCCACGTCGGCCGGGTTCGCGGCGCCGTAGGAGACGAGGTCGAGGCGCTTCTCCTCGGCCCTGCGCAGCCGTACGACGTACTGCTCGGGGGAGCCCTCGGCGGCGAGGAACGAGATCCCGGAGTCCTCGGCGACCTTGGTCAGGCCCCACACCCCGGCGTAGAAGTCGAGCTGCTTGTCGTAGTCGGGCACCGCGAGGTCGACGTGCCGCAGGTGGGTGAGCAGGCGTGCGTTCATAGTGTTCCTCCTCGTTGAGGTCAGGCGAGTCGCAGGAGGGTGGCGGCGTTGCCGCCGCGTACCGCGTCGAAATCGGTCTCGGACAGCCGTGCGGCGCGCAGCGCGCCGACCGGATCCTCGGATCCCATGTCGAAGGGGAAGTCCGAGCCGAGCAGGACCCGGTCCGCACCCGCGACCTCGATCAGTGAGCCCAGCACCCGCGGGTCGTGGACGAGGGAGTCGAAGTAGATCCGCCTGAGGTAGCTGCTGGGCAGGTGCGCGCACCCCGCGCCGGCGTCGGAGCGTGCCGACCAGGCGTGGTCGGACCGGCCGATGTGGGTGGGCAGGTAACCACCGCCGTGGGCGGCGATCAGTTTCAGGCCGGGGTGCCTGTCCAGGACCCCGGAGAAGATCAGGTGCGAGAGGGCCACGGCGTTCTCGGCGGGCTGGCCGACGGTGTTGGACAGGTACCACCGGTCCAGGCGCTCGTCGAGCGTGCACCCGAAGGGATGCAGGAAGAGAATCGCACCCGTCTCCTGGGCCCGTGACCAGAACGGCTCGTAGGCCGGGTCGGACAGCTCGCGCCCCGGTGCGTGGCTGGAGATCTCCACACCGGCCAGCCCCTGGCCGAGGGCATGGTCGAGGGCGCGCACCATGAGATCAGGGTGCTGGAGTGGTACGAGTCCCAGCCCGCGCAGCCGGTCCGGAGCTTGGGCGCAGTGTGCGGTGGTGGCCTCGTTGGCGAGCCGGTAGACCTTCTCGGCCGTGTCGCGGTCCGCCCAGTAGTGGTAGTGAGAGGGGGAAGGGCTGACCAGTTGGACGTCGACACCCTGGGCGTCCATCGCCGTGAGGCGTGCGGTGACATCGGTCATCTTCGGGATGCGCGCACGGACCATGGGGCCGCTGACGGCAAGGGCGTCGGGGCCGTTGCGTCGGGCGTCCAGCTCCTTGGCCTCGGCGTGCGCGGGCATACCGGTGACGAGCGCCTCGATCTCGGGGAGCAGGACGTGGGCG
This genomic interval from Streptomyces sp. NBC_00464 contains the following:
- a CDS encoding fumarylacetoacetate hydrolase family protein, whose amino-acid sequence is MRFAAYQHQHGHRVAVVEEDGTLFPLPGVTSLTTLLTETDGLPGLLAAGAAALDVPAGPHVSQVRLLPPLRPASVRDFVTFEEHVEGVRRSIDGVAGVPDEWYAAPTFYFTNPHAIYGPRDGIPVPPGSVVLDFELEVGAVIGREGRDLTPERARDHIVGYTVFNDWSARDLQSAEMKVGLGPCKGKDTATTLGPYLVTADELEPHRDAEGFLRLALTATVNGETVGEDLLSNMSWTFEEMTAYASRGTRVVPGDVLGSGTCGNGGCLAELWGLSGKQTPPPLRPGDTVSLTVEGIGTLTNTVVPGVEPLPLPAGRRRNRERP
- a CDS encoding VOC family protein, producing the protein MNARLLTHLRHVDLAVPDYDKQLDFYAGVWGLTKVAEDSGISFLAAEGSPEQYVVRLRRAEEKRLDLVSYGAANPADVDTLAERLLAGGVELISRPGKVDTPGGGYGFRFFDVDGRTIEVSADVDVRQHRKIEEKEAIPVKLSHVVLNSPDLNRTRAWYERHLGFALSDTLSSPHMGEVMHFMRISNQHHSMAIAQGPHTALHHVSFEMRGIDEYMRGSGRVMRAGFKKIWGPGRHMAGDNTFTYFLDPHGNTVEYTTELENLDEDTWHPHVYDFSQPEVTDQWGTANAMNELVAKESFNDPDRGVFVAPPV
- a CDS encoding amidohydrolase family protein, which gives rise to MTSPTVDVHAHVLLPEIEALVTGMPAHAEAKELDARRNGPDALAVSGPMVRARIPKMTDVTARLTAMDAQGVDVQLVSPSPSHYHYWADRDTAEKVYRLANEATTAHCAQAPDRLRGLGLVPLQHPDLMVRALDHALGQGLAGVEISSHAPGRELSDPAYEPFWSRAQETGAILFLHPFGCTLDERLDRWYLSNTVGQPAENAVALSHLIFSGVLDRHPGLKLIAAHGGGYLPTHIGRSDHAWSARSDAGAGCAHLPSSYLRRIYFDSLVHDPRVLGSLIEVAGADRVLLGSDFPFDMGSEDPVGALRAARLSETDFDAVRGGNAATLLRLA